Proteins encoded together in one Telopea speciosissima isolate NSW1024214 ecotype Mountain lineage chromosome 4, Tspe_v1, whole genome shotgun sequence window:
- the LOC122659873 gene encoding DNA repair protein REV1 isoform X8, whose amino-acid sequence MLKYGGRFENYFSRHRVTHIVCSNLPDSKIKNLRSFSGGLPVVKPTWLLDSIAANRLLSWVPYQLEQLANETRKQQKLSAFFPKRNIVSENSETPTNCCSNIELEDPLLMGDTSKGALLPEVGESTKDISQCSGESVFENGNHVEVMEDDAAAAEKSFELKTSEPSSTDMEDENSIGEAHLPSPCRPSSSGSNYCLDKGSPNSRTEGPSNMCHSTLGDPNFVENYFKYSRLHFIGTWRNRYRKRFPCLPGGDKYGKRHAIAPVASQRTSIIHLDMDCFFVSVVIRNHPELRDKPVAVCHSDNPRGTAEISSANYPARDYGVKAGIFVRDAKAHCPHLIILPYNFEAYEEVADQFYDILHKHCNKVQAVSCDEAFLDVTDVEDGDPERLASTIRLEIVETTGCTASAGIAENMLMARLATRTAKPNGQCYIPHDKVDDYLRELSIKVLPGIGHVLEEKLKKRHIQTCGQLRMISKESLQKDFGAKTGDMLWNYSRGIDNRMVGVVQETKSIGADVNWGVRFNDLKDSQHFLVNLCKEVSLRLQGCELQGRTITLKVKKRRKDAEEPTKYMGCGDCENLSHSMTLPISTDDVDVLRRISKQLLGSLHIDVKEIRGIGLQVSKLENANSSKQGNAKNALKSWLFSASAITEERHNASSLTKKRVDGDNGVQSVDESSRKLINSTGSSYVHANQSRGTCLNQVSALPPICHLDRGVIESLPPEIFSEVNEMYGGKLVDFMETNKDKCGSLSGSMCTTSQVEGAGNKGKRPLSPNVVHLRSVTAEGMSSDPEVGVLGRDITKKLPLPSPETEKANQVRQNTFQEIQSLAVSMSGSSNLNMTTVGADRVDLMPASLSQIDISVLQQLPEELKVDILELLPAHRIPECSSDATLDPPREYCHDTVRMKSNENHLKGSESASENGIWAGNPPKWVAKFKASSCLILNTFSKIYYSSGMTGLLSPILQRAVSLPSLSLDASRDVWDEAICSFSELLKQYIKLKIESDIEEIYICFRFLRRFTMKSRFFLQVYDTVLPFLQSSINEHYGGYLHISNAE is encoded by the exons ATGTTGAAGTATGGGGGACGCTTTGAGAATTATTTTTCGAGGCATCGTGTAACTCATATCGTCTGCAGTAATCTTCCAGATAGTAAAATTAAGAACCTGAG GTCCTTCAGTGGCGGGCTCCCGGTTGTGAAACCCACATGGCTGCTGGATTCTATTGCTGCCAATAGGCTTCTTAGCT GGGTTCCTTACCAACTCGAGCAGCTTGCAAATGAAACTCGTAAGCAGCAAAAATTATCTGCCTTCTTTCCCAAAAGAAACATTGTCTCTGAGAATAGTGAAACTCCAACAAACTGTTGTTCAAACATTGAATTGGAGGACCCATTGTTGATGGGTGACACATCTAAGGGTGCACTGTTACCTGAAGTGGGCGAATCCACAAAAGATATAAGCCAATGCAGTGGAGAATCTGTTTTTGAGAATGGAAATCATGTTGAAGTAATGGAAGATGATGCAGCTGCTGCTGAAAAATCTTTTGAGCTGAAAACTTCAGAACCAAGTTCTACTGATATGGAAGATGAAAATAGTATTGGAGAGGCACATCTACCCAGTCCTTGCAGGCCTTCATCTTCAGGTAGCAATTACTGCTTAGATAAAGGATCACCAAATTCAAGAACTGAGGGACCTTCTAATATGTGCCATTCAACTCTCGGGGATCCTAATTTTGTTGAGAACTATTTCAAG TACTCTCGGCTTCACTTCATAGGTACCTGGAGGAATCGGTATCGTAAGCGCTTTCCCTGCTTACCTGGTGGAGACAAATATGGGAAACGTCATGCTATTGCTCCAGTTGCCAGCCAGAGAACTTCAATTATCCATCTAGACATG GACTGTTTCTTTGTCTCAGTTGTCATCAGGAACCATCCTGAATTACGAGATAAGCCTGTAGCGGTTTGTCATTCGGACAATCCAAGGGGGACAGCTGAAATCTCATCTGCAAATTATCCTGCTCGTGATTATG GTGTCAAGGCTGGAATATTCGTGAGGGATGCCAAAGCTCATTGTCCTCACCTTATCATTTTGCCTTACAACTTTGAAGCATATGAGGAG GTCGCCGATCAGTTCTATGACATCTTGCACAAGCACTGCAATAAAGTGCAG GCAGTAAGCTGTGACGAAGCATTTTTAGATGTGACGGATGTAGAGGATGGAGATCCTGAGCGTTTGGCTTCAACTATCAGGTTAGAGATTGTTGAGACAACTGGATGCACTGCAAGTGCTGGAATTGCTGAGAACATGCTCATGGCTCGCCTTGCCACAAGAACTGCTAAACCAAATGGTCAATGTTATATCCCTCATGATAAG gTTGATGACTATTTACGTGAACTTTCAATCAAGGTACTTCCAGGCATTGGGCATGTATTAGAGGAGAAGTTGAAAAAAAGACATATTCAAACTTGTGGCCAGTTGCGTATGATTTCCAAG GAATCTCTTCAGAAGGACTTTGGTGCCAAGACTGGTGACATGCTGTGGAATTATAGTAGAGGAATTGATAACCGGATGGTTGGAGTGGTTCAG GAGACTAAATCTATAGGTGCTGACGTGAATTGGGGTGTGAGATTCAATGATTTGAAAGAT AGTCAACATTTTCTTGTAAACCTTTGCAAGGAGGTTTCGTTACGCTTGCAGGGATGTGAACTACAGGGACGCACTATTACCCTAAAA gtaaagaagagaagaaaggatgCTGAGGAGCCTACCAAATATATGGGGTGTGGGGACTGTGAGAATCTGAGCCACTCAATGACG TTGCCAATTTCTACTGATGATGTGGATGTGCTTCGAAGGATAAGCAAACAACTTTTGGGTTCTCTTCACATCG ATGTCAAGGAGATCCGTGGTATTGGCCTGCAAGTTTCAAAGTTGGAAAATGCAAATTCCTCTAAACAAG GGAATGCAAAAAACGCTTTGAAATCATGGCTTTTCTCTGCCTCAGCGATTACAGAAGAACGTCATAACGCTAGTTCTCTAACCAAAAAGAGGGTTGATGGAG ATAATGGGGTACAAAGTGTTGATGAAAGTTCTCGTAAACTCATCAATTCAACTGGTTCTTCATATGTGCATGCAAATCAATCAAGGGGAACTTGTTTAAACCAGGTTTCTGCGCTGCCGCCAATATGCCATCTTGATAGAGGGGTTATTGAGAGTCTCCCTCCCGAAATATTTTCAGAAGTAAATGAAATGTATGGTGGGAAGTTAGTTGATTTCATGGAGACAAACAAAGATAAATGTGGCAGTTTAAGTGGTTCTATGTGCACCACATCACAAGTGGAAG GTGCAGGAAATAAGGGCAAGAGACCTCTTTCTCCAAATGTGGTTCACCTAAGAAGCGTTACAGCTGAAGGCATG TCTTCGGATCCTGAAGTAGGAGTTCTAGGAAGGGATATCACTAAAAAATTGCCACTGCCATCTCCTGAAACTGAAAAGGCAAATCAG gTGAGGCAGAATACATTCCAGGAAATCCAGTCACTAGCTGTTTCTATGTCTGGATCCTCAAATTTGAATATGACCACTGTGGGTGCTGATCGAGTAGATTTAATGCCTGCCTCTTTAAGTCAAATTGATATATCAGTTTTGCAACAATTACCTGAAGAACTGAAGGTCGACATTCTGGAGTTACTTCCTGCACACAGAATACCAGAATGTTCTAGTGATGCTACTCTAGATCCCCCAAGGGAATACTGTCATGACACAGTGAGAATGAAGAGCAATGAAAATCATTTGAAGGGATCTGAGTCAGCTTCAGAGAATGGTATTTGGGCTGGAAATCCTCCGAAATGGGTTGCGAAATTTAAAGCCAGCAGTTGCTTGATTTTGAACACTTTTTCCAAGATATATTACTCATCTGGGATGACTGGGCTTTTGTCACCAATTCTTCAAAGAGCAGTTTCtttgccttctctttctctggaTGCAAGTCGTGATGTTTGGGATGAAGCTATTTGCAGCTTCTCCGAGCTTCTGAAGCAGTACATCAAATTAAAGATTGAATCAGATATTGAGGAGATCTACATTTGCTTTCGTTTTCTCAGAAG GTTCACAATGAAGTCAAGGTTTTTCCTACAAGTATATGATActgttcttcctttccttcag AGTTCCATCAATGAACACTATGGGGGATACTTGCATATTTCAAATGCAGAGTAG
- the LOC122659873 gene encoding DNA repair protein REV1 isoform X2 encodes MSFDSSRSRSANSNGKSKRSFNSNSSARTDDSGRKKQKTNQKTLGMAWGANSLSSSKSSSRKSPFTNFGSYMVEKNRKLRDQFAAEASSSSLGDSNSGKSLFHGVSIFVDGFTVPSSQELKGYMLKYGGRFENYFSRHRVTHIVCSNLPDSKIKNLRSFSGGLPVVKPTWLLDSIAANRLLSWVPYQLEQLANETRKQQKLSAFFPKRNIVSENSETPTNCCSNIELEDPLLMGDTSKGALLPEVGESTKDISQCSGESVFENGNHVEVMEDDAAAAEKSFELKTSEPSSTDMEDENSIGEAHLPSPCRPSSSGSNYCLDKGSPNSRTEGPSNMCHSTLGDPNFVENYFKYSRLHFIGTWRNRYRKRFPCLPGGDKYGKRHAIAPVASQRTSIIHLDMDCFFVSVVIRNHPELRDKPVAVCHSDNPRGTAEISSANYPARDYGVKAGIFVRDAKAHCPHLIILPYNFEAYEEVADQFYDILHKHCNKVQAVSCDEAFLDVTDVEDGDPERLASTIRLEIVETTGCTASAGIAENMLMARLATRTAKPNGQCYIPHDKVDDYLRELSIKVLPGIGHVLEEKLKKRHIQTCGQLRMISKESLQKDFGAKTGDMLWNYSRGIDNRMVGVVQETKSIGADVNWGVRFNDLKDSQHFLVNLCKEVSLRLQGCELQGRTITLKVKKRRKDAEEPTKYMGCGDCENLSHSMTVPISTDDVDVLRRISKQLLGSLHIDVKEIRGIGLQVSKLENANSSKQGNAKNALKSWLFSASAITEERHNASSLTKKRVDGDNGVQSVDESSRKLINSTGSSYVHANQSRGTCLNQVSALPPICHLDRGVIESLPPEIFSEVNEMYGGKLVDFMETNKDKCGSLSGSMCTTSQVEGAGNKGKRPLSPNVVHLRSVTAEGMSSDPEVGVLGRDITKKLPLPSPETEKANQVRQNTFQEIQSLAVSMSGSSNLNMTTVGADRVDLMPASLSQIDISVLQQLPEELKVDILELLPAHRIPECSSDATLDPPREYCHDTVRMKSNENHLKGSESASENGIWAGNPPKWVAKFKASSCLILNTFSKIYYSSGMTGLLSPILQRAVSLPSLSLDASRDVWDEAICSFSELLKQYIKLKIESDIEEIYICFRFLRRFTMKSRFFLQVYDTVLPFLQSSINEHYGGYLHISNAE; translated from the exons atgagttTTGATTCGTCTCGTTCTCGTTCGGCAAATTCAAATGGAAAGTCGAAGCGGAGCTTTAACTCCAACTCTTCCGCCAGAACTGATGATAGTGGTAGAAAGAAGCAAAAGACTAACCAGAAAACACTTGGCATGGCTTGGGGCGccaattctctctcttcttccaaatCATCTTCTCGGAAATCACCCTTCACTAATTTTGGAAG TTACATGGTTGAGAAGAATCGAAAGCTCCGAGACCAGTTCGCGGCAGAAGCTTCGAGTTCTTCCCTTGGCGACTCAAATTCTGGAAAATCTCTGTTCCATGGGGTTTCAATTTTTGTTGACGGATTCACGGTTCCTTCCAGTCAG GAGCTTAAAGGTTACATGTTGAAGTATGGGGGACGCTTTGAGAATTATTTTTCGAGGCATCGTGTAACTCATATCGTCTGCAGTAATCTTCCAGATAGTAAAATTAAGAACCTGAG GTCCTTCAGTGGCGGGCTCCCGGTTGTGAAACCCACATGGCTGCTGGATTCTATTGCTGCCAATAGGCTTCTTAGCT GGGTTCCTTACCAACTCGAGCAGCTTGCAAATGAAACTCGTAAGCAGCAAAAATTATCTGCCTTCTTTCCCAAAAGAAACATTGTCTCTGAGAATAGTGAAACTCCAACAAACTGTTGTTCAAACATTGAATTGGAGGACCCATTGTTGATGGGTGACACATCTAAGGGTGCACTGTTACCTGAAGTGGGCGAATCCACAAAAGATATAAGCCAATGCAGTGGAGAATCTGTTTTTGAGAATGGAAATCATGTTGAAGTAATGGAAGATGATGCAGCTGCTGCTGAAAAATCTTTTGAGCTGAAAACTTCAGAACCAAGTTCTACTGATATGGAAGATGAAAATAGTATTGGAGAGGCACATCTACCCAGTCCTTGCAGGCCTTCATCTTCAGGTAGCAATTACTGCTTAGATAAAGGATCACCAAATTCAAGAACTGAGGGACCTTCTAATATGTGCCATTCAACTCTCGGGGATCCTAATTTTGTTGAGAACTATTTCAAG TACTCTCGGCTTCACTTCATAGGTACCTGGAGGAATCGGTATCGTAAGCGCTTTCCCTGCTTACCTGGTGGAGACAAATATGGGAAACGTCATGCTATTGCTCCAGTTGCCAGCCAGAGAACTTCAATTATCCATCTAGACATG GACTGTTTCTTTGTCTCAGTTGTCATCAGGAACCATCCTGAATTACGAGATAAGCCTGTAGCGGTTTGTCATTCGGACAATCCAAGGGGGACAGCTGAAATCTCATCTGCAAATTATCCTGCTCGTGATTATG GTGTCAAGGCTGGAATATTCGTGAGGGATGCCAAAGCTCATTGTCCTCACCTTATCATTTTGCCTTACAACTTTGAAGCATATGAGGAG GTCGCCGATCAGTTCTATGACATCTTGCACAAGCACTGCAATAAAGTGCAG GCAGTAAGCTGTGACGAAGCATTTTTAGATGTGACGGATGTAGAGGATGGAGATCCTGAGCGTTTGGCTTCAACTATCAGGTTAGAGATTGTTGAGACAACTGGATGCACTGCAAGTGCTGGAATTGCTGAGAACATGCTCATGGCTCGCCTTGCCACAAGAACTGCTAAACCAAATGGTCAATGTTATATCCCTCATGATAAG gTTGATGACTATTTACGTGAACTTTCAATCAAGGTACTTCCAGGCATTGGGCATGTATTAGAGGAGAAGTTGAAAAAAAGACATATTCAAACTTGTGGCCAGTTGCGTATGATTTCCAAG GAATCTCTTCAGAAGGACTTTGGTGCCAAGACTGGTGACATGCTGTGGAATTATAGTAGAGGAATTGATAACCGGATGGTTGGAGTGGTTCAG GAGACTAAATCTATAGGTGCTGACGTGAATTGGGGTGTGAGATTCAATGATTTGAAAGAT AGTCAACATTTTCTTGTAAACCTTTGCAAGGAGGTTTCGTTACGCTTGCAGGGATGTGAACTACAGGGACGCACTATTACCCTAAAA gtaaagaagagaagaaaggatgCTGAGGAGCCTACCAAATATATGGGGTGTGGGGACTGTGAGAATCTGAGCCACTCAATGACGGTA CCAATTTCTACTGATGATGTGGATGTGCTTCGAAGGATAAGCAAACAACTTTTGGGTTCTCTTCACATCG ATGTCAAGGAGATCCGTGGTATTGGCCTGCAAGTTTCAAAGTTGGAAAATGCAAATTCCTCTAAACAAG GGAATGCAAAAAACGCTTTGAAATCATGGCTTTTCTCTGCCTCAGCGATTACAGAAGAACGTCATAACGCTAGTTCTCTAACCAAAAAGAGGGTTGATGGAG ATAATGGGGTACAAAGTGTTGATGAAAGTTCTCGTAAACTCATCAATTCAACTGGTTCTTCATATGTGCATGCAAATCAATCAAGGGGAACTTGTTTAAACCAGGTTTCTGCGCTGCCGCCAATATGCCATCTTGATAGAGGGGTTATTGAGAGTCTCCCTCCCGAAATATTTTCAGAAGTAAATGAAATGTATGGTGGGAAGTTAGTTGATTTCATGGAGACAAACAAAGATAAATGTGGCAGTTTAAGTGGTTCTATGTGCACCACATCACAAGTGGAAG GTGCAGGAAATAAGGGCAAGAGACCTCTTTCTCCAAATGTGGTTCACCTAAGAAGCGTTACAGCTGAAGGCATG TCTTCGGATCCTGAAGTAGGAGTTCTAGGAAGGGATATCACTAAAAAATTGCCACTGCCATCTCCTGAAACTGAAAAGGCAAATCAG gTGAGGCAGAATACATTCCAGGAAATCCAGTCACTAGCTGTTTCTATGTCTGGATCCTCAAATTTGAATATGACCACTGTGGGTGCTGATCGAGTAGATTTAATGCCTGCCTCTTTAAGTCAAATTGATATATCAGTTTTGCAACAATTACCTGAAGAACTGAAGGTCGACATTCTGGAGTTACTTCCTGCACACAGAATACCAGAATGTTCTAGTGATGCTACTCTAGATCCCCCAAGGGAATACTGTCATGACACAGTGAGAATGAAGAGCAATGAAAATCATTTGAAGGGATCTGAGTCAGCTTCAGAGAATGGTATTTGGGCTGGAAATCCTCCGAAATGGGTTGCGAAATTTAAAGCCAGCAGTTGCTTGATTTTGAACACTTTTTCCAAGATATATTACTCATCTGGGATGACTGGGCTTTTGTCACCAATTCTTCAAAGAGCAGTTTCtttgccttctctttctctggaTGCAAGTCGTGATGTTTGGGATGAAGCTATTTGCAGCTTCTCCGAGCTTCTGAAGCAGTACATCAAATTAAAGATTGAATCAGATATTGAGGAGATCTACATTTGCTTTCGTTTTCTCAGAAG GTTCACAATGAAGTCAAGGTTTTTCCTACAAGTATATGATActgttcttcctttccttcag AGTTCCATCAATGAACACTATGGGGGATACTTGCATATTTCAAATGCAGAGTAG
- the LOC122659873 gene encoding DNA repair protein REV1 isoform X1 has protein sequence MSFDSSRSRSANSNGKSKRSFNSNSSARTDDSGRKKQKTNQKTLGMAWGANSLSSSKSSSRKSPFTNFGSYMVEKNRKLRDQFAAEASSSSLGDSNSGKSLFHGVSIFVDGFTVPSSQELKGYMLKYGGRFENYFSRHRVTHIVCSNLPDSKIKNLRSFSGGLPVVKPTWLLDSIAANRLLSWVPYQLEQLANETRKQQKLSAFFPKRNIVSENSETPTNCCSNIELEDPLLMGDTSKGALLPEVGESTKDISQCSGESVFENGNHVEVMEDDAAAAEKSFELKTSEPSSTDMEDENSIGEAHLPSPCRPSSSGSNYCLDKGSPNSRTEGPSNMCHSTLGDPNFVENYFKYSRLHFIGTWRNRYRKRFPCLPGGDKYGKRHAIAPVASQRTSIIHLDMDCFFVSVVIRNHPELRDKPVAVCHSDNPRGTAEISSANYPARDYGVKAGIFVRDAKAHCPHLIILPYNFEAYEEVADQFYDILHKHCNKVQAVSCDEAFLDVTDVEDGDPERLASTIRLEIVETTGCTASAGIAENMLMARLATRTAKPNGQCYIPHDKVDDYLRELSIKVLPGIGHVLEEKLKKRHIQTCGQLRMISKESLQKDFGAKTGDMLWNYSRGIDNRMVGVVQETKSIGADVNWGVRFNDLKDSQHFLVNLCKEVSLRLQGCELQGRTITLKVKKRRKDAEEPTKYMGCGDCENLSHSMTLPISTDDVDVLRRISKQLLGSLHIDVKEIRGIGLQVSKLENANSSKQGNAKNALKSWLFSASAITEERHNASSLTKKRVDGDNGVQSVDESSRKLINSTGSSYVHANQSRGTCLNQVSALPPICHLDRGVIESLPPEIFSEVNEMYGGKLVDFMETNKDKCGSLSGSMCTTSQVEGAGNKGKRPLSPNVVHLRSVTAEGMSSDPEVGVLGRDITKKLPLPSPETEKANQVRQNTFQEIQSLAVSMSGSSNLNMTTVGADRVDLMPASLSQIDISVLQQLPEELKVDILELLPAHRIPECSSDATLDPPREYCHDTVRMKSNENHLKGSESASENGIWAGNPPKWVAKFKASSCLILNTFSKIYYSSGMTGLLSPILQRAVSLPSLSLDASRDVWDEAICSFSELLKQYIKLKIESDIEEIYICFRFLRRFTMKSRFFLQVYDTVLPFLQSSINEHYGGYLHISNAE, from the exons atgagttTTGATTCGTCTCGTTCTCGTTCGGCAAATTCAAATGGAAAGTCGAAGCGGAGCTTTAACTCCAACTCTTCCGCCAGAACTGATGATAGTGGTAGAAAGAAGCAAAAGACTAACCAGAAAACACTTGGCATGGCTTGGGGCGccaattctctctcttcttccaaatCATCTTCTCGGAAATCACCCTTCACTAATTTTGGAAG TTACATGGTTGAGAAGAATCGAAAGCTCCGAGACCAGTTCGCGGCAGAAGCTTCGAGTTCTTCCCTTGGCGACTCAAATTCTGGAAAATCTCTGTTCCATGGGGTTTCAATTTTTGTTGACGGATTCACGGTTCCTTCCAGTCAG GAGCTTAAAGGTTACATGTTGAAGTATGGGGGACGCTTTGAGAATTATTTTTCGAGGCATCGTGTAACTCATATCGTCTGCAGTAATCTTCCAGATAGTAAAATTAAGAACCTGAG GTCCTTCAGTGGCGGGCTCCCGGTTGTGAAACCCACATGGCTGCTGGATTCTATTGCTGCCAATAGGCTTCTTAGCT GGGTTCCTTACCAACTCGAGCAGCTTGCAAATGAAACTCGTAAGCAGCAAAAATTATCTGCCTTCTTTCCCAAAAGAAACATTGTCTCTGAGAATAGTGAAACTCCAACAAACTGTTGTTCAAACATTGAATTGGAGGACCCATTGTTGATGGGTGACACATCTAAGGGTGCACTGTTACCTGAAGTGGGCGAATCCACAAAAGATATAAGCCAATGCAGTGGAGAATCTGTTTTTGAGAATGGAAATCATGTTGAAGTAATGGAAGATGATGCAGCTGCTGCTGAAAAATCTTTTGAGCTGAAAACTTCAGAACCAAGTTCTACTGATATGGAAGATGAAAATAGTATTGGAGAGGCACATCTACCCAGTCCTTGCAGGCCTTCATCTTCAGGTAGCAATTACTGCTTAGATAAAGGATCACCAAATTCAAGAACTGAGGGACCTTCTAATATGTGCCATTCAACTCTCGGGGATCCTAATTTTGTTGAGAACTATTTCAAG TACTCTCGGCTTCACTTCATAGGTACCTGGAGGAATCGGTATCGTAAGCGCTTTCCCTGCTTACCTGGTGGAGACAAATATGGGAAACGTCATGCTATTGCTCCAGTTGCCAGCCAGAGAACTTCAATTATCCATCTAGACATG GACTGTTTCTTTGTCTCAGTTGTCATCAGGAACCATCCTGAATTACGAGATAAGCCTGTAGCGGTTTGTCATTCGGACAATCCAAGGGGGACAGCTGAAATCTCATCTGCAAATTATCCTGCTCGTGATTATG GTGTCAAGGCTGGAATATTCGTGAGGGATGCCAAAGCTCATTGTCCTCACCTTATCATTTTGCCTTACAACTTTGAAGCATATGAGGAG GTCGCCGATCAGTTCTATGACATCTTGCACAAGCACTGCAATAAAGTGCAG GCAGTAAGCTGTGACGAAGCATTTTTAGATGTGACGGATGTAGAGGATGGAGATCCTGAGCGTTTGGCTTCAACTATCAGGTTAGAGATTGTTGAGACAACTGGATGCACTGCAAGTGCTGGAATTGCTGAGAACATGCTCATGGCTCGCCTTGCCACAAGAACTGCTAAACCAAATGGTCAATGTTATATCCCTCATGATAAG gTTGATGACTATTTACGTGAACTTTCAATCAAGGTACTTCCAGGCATTGGGCATGTATTAGAGGAGAAGTTGAAAAAAAGACATATTCAAACTTGTGGCCAGTTGCGTATGATTTCCAAG GAATCTCTTCAGAAGGACTTTGGTGCCAAGACTGGTGACATGCTGTGGAATTATAGTAGAGGAATTGATAACCGGATGGTTGGAGTGGTTCAG GAGACTAAATCTATAGGTGCTGACGTGAATTGGGGTGTGAGATTCAATGATTTGAAAGAT AGTCAACATTTTCTTGTAAACCTTTGCAAGGAGGTTTCGTTACGCTTGCAGGGATGTGAACTACAGGGACGCACTATTACCCTAAAA gtaaagaagagaagaaaggatgCTGAGGAGCCTACCAAATATATGGGGTGTGGGGACTGTGAGAATCTGAGCCACTCAATGACG TTGCCAATTTCTACTGATGATGTGGATGTGCTTCGAAGGATAAGCAAACAACTTTTGGGTTCTCTTCACATCG ATGTCAAGGAGATCCGTGGTATTGGCCTGCAAGTTTCAAAGTTGGAAAATGCAAATTCCTCTAAACAAG GGAATGCAAAAAACGCTTTGAAATCATGGCTTTTCTCTGCCTCAGCGATTACAGAAGAACGTCATAACGCTAGTTCTCTAACCAAAAAGAGGGTTGATGGAG ATAATGGGGTACAAAGTGTTGATGAAAGTTCTCGTAAACTCATCAATTCAACTGGTTCTTCATATGTGCATGCAAATCAATCAAGGGGAACTTGTTTAAACCAGGTTTCTGCGCTGCCGCCAATATGCCATCTTGATAGAGGGGTTATTGAGAGTCTCCCTCCCGAAATATTTTCAGAAGTAAATGAAATGTATGGTGGGAAGTTAGTTGATTTCATGGAGACAAACAAAGATAAATGTGGCAGTTTAAGTGGTTCTATGTGCACCACATCACAAGTGGAAG GTGCAGGAAATAAGGGCAAGAGACCTCTTTCTCCAAATGTGGTTCACCTAAGAAGCGTTACAGCTGAAGGCATG TCTTCGGATCCTGAAGTAGGAGTTCTAGGAAGGGATATCACTAAAAAATTGCCACTGCCATCTCCTGAAACTGAAAAGGCAAATCAG gTGAGGCAGAATACATTCCAGGAAATCCAGTCACTAGCTGTTTCTATGTCTGGATCCTCAAATTTGAATATGACCACTGTGGGTGCTGATCGAGTAGATTTAATGCCTGCCTCTTTAAGTCAAATTGATATATCAGTTTTGCAACAATTACCTGAAGAACTGAAGGTCGACATTCTGGAGTTACTTCCTGCACACAGAATACCAGAATGTTCTAGTGATGCTACTCTAGATCCCCCAAGGGAATACTGTCATGACACAGTGAGAATGAAGAGCAATGAAAATCATTTGAAGGGATCTGAGTCAGCTTCAGAGAATGGTATTTGGGCTGGAAATCCTCCGAAATGGGTTGCGAAATTTAAAGCCAGCAGTTGCTTGATTTTGAACACTTTTTCCAAGATATATTACTCATCTGGGATGACTGGGCTTTTGTCACCAATTCTTCAAAGAGCAGTTTCtttgccttctctttctctggaTGCAAGTCGTGATGTTTGGGATGAAGCTATTTGCAGCTTCTCCGAGCTTCTGAAGCAGTACATCAAATTAAAGATTGAATCAGATATTGAGGAGATCTACATTTGCTTTCGTTTTCTCAGAAG GTTCACAATGAAGTCAAGGTTTTTCCTACAAGTATATGATActgttcttcctttccttcag AGTTCCATCAATGAACACTATGGGGGATACTTGCATATTTCAAATGCAGAGTAG